A single Methylomonas sp. AM2-LC DNA region contains:
- a CDS encoding 1,4-alpha-glucan branching protein domain-containing protein, with protein MNKGYLSIVLHAHLPYVHHPEYEHFFEENWLFEAMTDCYLPLAALFDRLQLDAVDYRITLSLSPTLLTMWRDPLLQTRYLRHLQMQLELAEQEVARTLLQPDFHALALMYQQLFRTTLNNFRDHYQCDILAAFIKHQQSGKLELITTAATHGFLPLLNISESAVRRQIKIGIDTFKAFTGIQPRGFWLPECAYYPGVEKHLQAEGIEYFYVDTHGILDAKTTDQPPGVYAPLICENGVAAFGRDPASSRQVWSAEQGYPGDADYREYYRDIGFDLDLDYLAPYLQDEDTRVNTGIKYYRVTGSDLAKQTYNPQQARYKAQQHAVDFVRQRQAQIDILSQELATTPIIVAPYDAELFGHWWFEGPLWLEAVLRLLNDSSEGLKTRTCSDYLDLHLGAQSGTPAASSWGENGYSSYWLNESNDWIYPLIHKANDELEKLLADLQGRVVNALQQRAINQALRSLLLAQASDWPFILKSGTTVDYAKKRITDHLARFNYLHDAIRKNRINERYLSALEVMDDIFPDLDFKT; from the coding sequence ATGAACAAAGGTTACCTTAGCATCGTTTTACATGCGCATTTGCCCTATGTACATCACCCCGAATACGAACACTTTTTTGAAGAAAACTGGCTATTCGAGGCGATGACAGACTGCTATTTGCCATTAGCAGCCCTGTTTGATCGCTTGCAGCTTGATGCTGTTGACTATAGGATAACCTTATCATTGTCACCCACCTTGTTAACCATGTGGCGTGATCCGCTGTTGCAGACTCGTTATTTAAGACATTTGCAAATGCAGTTGGAACTAGCAGAGCAGGAAGTGGCCAGAACTTTACTTCAGCCCGACTTTCATGCCTTGGCACTGATGTATCAGCAATTGTTTCGTACTACACTGAATAATTTTCGAGATCATTATCAGTGCGACATTCTGGCAGCCTTCATCAAGCATCAGCAAAGCGGTAAACTAGAGTTAATTACCACGGCTGCCACGCATGGTTTTTTGCCACTGCTTAATATCAGCGAAAGCGCTGTGCGCAGGCAAATTAAAATCGGTATAGATACCTTTAAAGCCTTTACCGGCATTCAACCACGTGGTTTTTGGTTACCAGAATGCGCTTATTATCCCGGTGTGGAAAAACATTTACAGGCAGAAGGTATCGAATATTTTTATGTTGATACTCATGGCATTTTGGATGCAAAAACCACAGACCAACCCCCTGGCGTATACGCACCGCTAATTTGTGAAAATGGTGTGGCTGCATTTGGCCGCGATCCCGCATCATCGCGACAAGTTTGGAGTGCGGAGCAAGGTTATCCTGGCGATGCAGATTATCGCGAATATTATCGCGATATTGGCTTCGATCTTGATCTGGATTATCTAGCACCGTATCTACAGGATGAAGATACGCGCGTTAATACCGGTATCAAATATTATCGTGTGACGGGTAGCGATTTAGCCAAGCAAACCTACAATCCGCAGCAGGCACGCTACAAAGCGCAGCAACATGCAGTCGATTTTGTCAGGCAGCGACAGGCACAGATAGACATACTCAGTCAGGAACTGGCGACTACTCCGATTATCGTAGCACCCTATGACGCAGAATTATTTGGACATTGGTGGTTTGAAGGTCCGCTCTGGCTAGAAGCCGTATTACGCTTGCTGAATGACAGCAGTGAGGGATTAAAGACCCGTACCTGTAGTGATTATCTGGATTTGCACTTAGGTGCTCAATCCGGAACACCCGCAGCCTCAAGCTGGGGGGAGAACGGTTATTCTTCGTACTGGTTAAACGAAAGCAACGATTGGATATATCCGCTGATCCATAAAGCCAACGATGAACTGGAAAAACTCTTGGCAGATTTGCAGGGCAGGGTAGTTAATGCTTTGCAACAAAGAGCAATCAATCAGGCCTTGCGTTCTTTATTGCTGGCACAAGCGTCTGATTGGCCATTTATTCTTAAATCAGGTACCACGGTAGACTATGCTAAAAAACGCATAACCGATCATTTGGCCCGGTTTAATTACCTGCATGATGCTATTCGCAAAAATCGGATCAACGAGCGTTATTTAAGTGCATTAGAAGTCATGGACGATATTTTTCCAGATCTGGATTTCAAAACATAA
- a CDS encoding DUF4912 domain-containing protein, which translates to MQDISEAISREFSPYISSRNAYKIPSAAFSVQELLAISQEISKEYAPRALPQPASLVLLPVDPQRLHVYWRFGRNQVLPNIKSEPPAPLTLRIFKQNDVEPSSTQNSQTGCERPESFDVLLDAGKTHQEIRLPASLSFPARLNAELGKSDAEQAFTVLLKSNITEVPKNQPDTANYVLPAAIAQFIIPSMLTSSATSKIGTTQESTQPR; encoded by the coding sequence ATGCAGGACATTAGCGAAGCTATTAGTCGAGAGTTTTCTCCTTATATTAGTAGCCGCAACGCTTATAAAATACCATCGGCCGCTTTTTCCGTGCAAGAACTATTAGCCATTAGTCAGGAAATCAGTAAAGAATATGCACCGCGTGCGCTGCCACAGCCTGCCAGCTTGGTATTATTGCCTGTTGATCCGCAACGCTTACATGTGTATTGGCGCTTTGGACGCAATCAGGTATTGCCGAATATTAAATCAGAACCTCCAGCACCGTTAACTTTACGGATTTTTAAGCAGAATGATGTTGAACCATCCTCCACCCAGAATAGCCAAACGGGTTGTGAGCGCCCTGAAAGTTTTGATGTATTGCTAGACGCTGGCAAAACCCATCAGGAAATCAGATTGCCTGCTTCTTTGTCTTTTCCTGCACGTTTAAATGCAGAATTAGGTAAAAGTGATGCTGAACAAGCGTTTACAGTGCTGTTAAAATCCAATATTACCGAAGTACCCAAAAATCAGCCAGATACTGCTAATTATGTGCTGCCAGCGGCTATCGCTCAGTTTATAATACCTAGTATGCTGACTTCATCCGCTACCAGCAAAATTGGCACTACTCAAGAATCTACACAACCTAGATGA
- the glgX gene encoding glycogen debranching protein GlgX, with translation MPKKYNLRSGSPYPHGAKAVETGVNFSISSRHATEVELLLFLTSECLEPFQVIPLEKERNHTFFSWHVFVQELPAGTWYAWRIDGPSHTRESGLRFDREKLLLDPWARAVSDKLWKRAAACVPGDNSQHAMRAVVVDDRYDWEGDTPLAIRSEKSIIYELHVGGFTRHPSSKVKHPGTFVGLIEKIPYLQKLGISHVELLPVMAFDEQDIPPHSADLGLKNYWGYSTHSFFSPHPGYCVTPEQGTHINEFRDLVKALHKAGIGIIMDVVFNHTSEAGIDGPVINFKGITGNSFYITDKHDKRMFLDYTGCGNTVNANHPLVTNFIISCLEYWVREMHVDGFRFDLASALARGEDGSVLTDPPLVWGIELSEQLARTKLIAEAWDASGLYQVGNFPGYRWGEWNGMYRDTIRRFLRGDKGIINAVATRICGSSDLYQYQNRLPISGINFITCHDGFTLYDLFSYNHKHNTANGENNQDGCNNSLSYNFGVEGPTSDPSLLSLRRKQIKNAHAILLLSHGVPMLLAGNEFLHSQQGNNNCYCQDNELSWLNWEQAEENADTIRFLQQMIQLRKRHASLMRRNFLTGKPIAGREIPDIVWHGLTVDQQPQWHDPETRTLAFTLGAIRDDEPDLHVIMNMSDLKFPMQLPSIPGKTWCLAVDTSLKSPRDIVPPDDQKPLSKPFYQVDSHSVAVFENLPDDVAKARAPGLFSKITGIHF, from the coding sequence ATGCCCAAAAAATATAATTTAAGATCTGGAAGTCCCTATCCGCATGGTGCCAAAGCGGTTGAAACTGGGGTTAATTTTTCCATTTCCAGTCGCCATGCCACTGAGGTGGAATTATTGCTGTTTTTAACCTCAGAGTGCCTGGAACCTTTTCAGGTTATCCCTCTGGAAAAAGAACGCAATCATACGTTTTTTTCATGGCATGTGTTTGTGCAGGAATTACCCGCCGGAACTTGGTATGCATGGCGCATTGATGGTCCTTCCCATACGCGTGAATCTGGTTTACGCTTTGACCGCGAAAAATTATTGCTCGACCCGTGGGCGCGAGCCGTTAGCGACAAGTTATGGAAACGAGCTGCCGCCTGCGTACCGGGTGATAATAGCCAGCACGCCATGCGGGCAGTGGTGGTTGATGACCGATATGATTGGGAAGGTGACACGCCGCTAGCAATCCGCAGTGAAAAATCCATCATTTATGAATTGCATGTGGGTGGCTTTACCCGCCATCCTTCATCTAAAGTAAAACATCCAGGTACTTTTGTGGGATTAATAGAAAAAATCCCCTACCTGCAAAAACTGGGTATTAGCCATGTGGAATTACTACCCGTTATGGCGTTTGACGAGCAGGATATTCCGCCACACTCGGCGGATCTGGGTTTAAAAAACTACTGGGGCTATAGCACACACAGTTTTTTCAGTCCGCACCCCGGTTATTGCGTCACCCCGGAACAGGGAACGCATATCAATGAATTTAGAGACCTAGTGAAAGCCTTGCATAAAGCAGGTATCGGTATCATCATGGATGTGGTGTTTAATCATACCTCTGAAGCCGGTATTGATGGGCCAGTTATCAATTTTAAAGGAATCACTGGCAACAGTTTTTACATTACCGATAAACATGACAAGCGCATGTTCTTGGATTACACAGGTTGTGGTAATACCGTCAATGCTAACCATCCGTTAGTCACCAACTTCATCATCAGCTGTCTGGAATATTGGGTTAGAGAGATGCATGTGGATGGATTTCGCTTTGATCTGGCCAGTGCATTGGCTCGCGGCGAAGATGGCAGTGTGTTAACTGACCCACCCTTGGTATGGGGTATTGAATTATCGGAACAACTGGCCCGTACTAAACTGATTGCAGAGGCTTGGGATGCATCTGGACTGTATCAGGTGGGCAATTTTCCCGGTTATCGCTGGGGAGAATGGAATGGTATGTATCGCGATACTATCCGCCGTTTTTTGCGTGGCGATAAAGGTATTATAAACGCCGTTGCCACACGCATCTGCGGCAGTAGTGATCTTTATCAATATCAAAATCGTTTGCCTATCAGTGGTATTAATTTTATCACCTGTCATGATGGATTTACGCTTTATGATCTGTTTAGTTACAATCATAAACATAATACTGCCAATGGCGAAAATAACCAGGATGGTTGCAATAACAGTTTAAGTTATAACTTCGGTGTTGAAGGTCCAACTAGCGATCCCAGCCTGCTGTCCTTACGACGTAAACAGATTAAAAATGCCCATGCTATTTTACTGCTCAGTCACGGCGTACCTATGTTGCTTGCCGGTAATGAATTTCTACATAGTCAACAAGGTAACAACAACTGCTATTGTCAGGATAATGAATTAAGCTGGTTAAATTGGGAACAAGCAGAAGAAAATGCCGACACCATACGTTTTTTGCAACAAATGATACAGCTACGTAAACGCCACGCCTCGTTAATGCGCCGCAATTTTCTAACAGGAAAACCTATCGCTGGCCGGGAAATACCGGATATTGTCTGGCACGGTTTAACGGTTGACCAACAGCCGCAATGGCATGACCCGGAAACACGCACTTTAGCGTTTACCTTAGGCGCAATAAGGGATGATGAGCCGGACTTACATGTCATTATGAATATGTCAGACCTAAAGTTTCCTATGCAGTTACCCAGTATACCTGGAAAAACTTGGTGTCTAGCGGTGGATACCTCATTAAAATCACCCCGCGATATAGTACCGCCGGATGATCAAAAACCGTTAAGCAAACCGTTTTATCAGGTAGACAGCCATTCAGTTGCCGTATTTGAGAATCTACCCGATGATGTTGCTAAAGCTAGAGCGCCGGGTTTGTTTAGCAAAATTACTGGGATACATTTTTAG
- the rluB gene encoding 23S rRNA pseudouridine(2605) synthase RluB encodes MKDRKMTPPQSKNSKTQDAKPGKFSPKQRGSSAGSGSENAKPAARARPAARYKSATSYTATGTSGDGERIQKLLARAGLGSRREIERWITEGRLTVNGQAITLGYHLKPGDHLLINGRVVKWDKYAEQPTRVLVYHKPVGEVVTRRDPEGRPVIFTQLPRIPVGRWIAVGRLDINTSGLILVTNNGELANRLMHPSREVEREYAVRILGDVDESILQRLRTGVELEDGPAHFDELRFYAGEGANKWFYVTVKQGRNRLVRRLWESQGVKVSRLMRVRYGEVVLPERVRAHSFYELDAKELQDLMAYVDL; translated from the coding sequence GTGAAAGACCGCAAAATGACGCCTCCGCAGAGCAAGAATTCTAAGACGCAGGACGCCAAGCCCGGCAAGTTTAGCCCTAAGCAAAGAGGCTCATCTGCCGGGTCTGGCTCCGAGAATGCTAAGCCAGCGGCTAGAGCTAGGCCGGCGGCTAGGTACAAGTCAGCCACGAGTTATACCGCCACGGGTACGAGTGGCGATGGCGAACGCATACAAAAGCTGTTGGCTAGAGCTGGATTAGGCTCACGACGTGAAATTGAACGTTGGATTACAGAGGGACGCTTAACAGTTAATGGTCAAGCCATCACCTTGGGTTACCATTTAAAACCGGGGGATCATTTACTCATCAATGGCCGCGTGGTGAAATGGGATAAATATGCGGAACAACCTACCCGAGTATTGGTTTACCATAAGCCCGTCGGCGAAGTAGTTACCCGTCGGGACCCTGAAGGTCGTCCGGTAATCTTTACCCAATTACCGCGTATTCCGGTAGGACGCTGGATAGCGGTGGGTAGGCTGGACATCAATACCTCTGGACTCATACTAGTTACCAATAATGGTGAACTGGCCAATCGTTTAATGCATCCATCGCGAGAGGTAGAGCGTGAATACGCAGTGCGTATTTTAGGCGATGTGGATGAGTCCATACTGCAGCGCTTACGCACTGGCGTAGAGCTGGAAGATGGCCCAGCACACTTTGACGAACTACGTTTTTACGCAGGTGAGGGCGCTAACAAATGGTTTTACGTAACTGTAAAACAAGGGCGTAATCGTTTGGTCAGACGTTTGTGGGAATCGCAAGGGGTAAAGGTCAGCCGTTTGATGCGGGTAAGATACGGTGAGGTGGTATTGCCAGAACGCGTCCGCGCCCATTCTTTCTACGAACTGGATGCTAAAGAGCTGCAGGACTTGATGGCGTATGTGGATTTATAG
- the scpB gene encoding SMC-Scp complex subunit ScpB has product MSSAKKELSTSSSPHPTQKSALEPVAPTESSVANRDLQTALSDEIVDAKPAKSKPRRSKPKPVAPLLKPRRPAIKLPAVLRVAQAWQPITLHSQVQHSRIGSRKVVVLPAQLRQARYWNPYWSVDSPQLPVYKRHAMAKLPGGLRGKTHWQPQLRIHISQIGELSLQKAGGGVNTKRIVEAILFAANRPMTVKQIQQVFPELEQPPMQEIQEALVSISEDYLPRPIGLKQLASGYRFQVKEGLAHWVSRIFEEKPARYSRAALETLAIIAYRQPVTRGEIEEIRGVSVSSGIIQSLLEREWIRVIAHKEVPGRPALFGTTKQFLDYFNLSSVTELPTMEELVTIDFNLAPTQQLQQDNSERPQNDASAEQEF; this is encoded by the coding sequence TTGAGCTCAGCAAAGAAGGAATTATCGACATCTTCCAGTCCGCACCCTACGCAGAAATCAGCGTTAGAACCCGTAGCGCCAACTGAAAGCAGTGTTGCAAATAGAGATTTACAAACGGCGCTAAGCGATGAAATTGTTGATGCTAAACCAGCAAAGTCAAAACCCAGACGTAGTAAGCCAAAACCGGTGGCTCCACTACTTAAACCACGCCGACCCGCTATTAAATTGCCGGCAGTTCTACGTGTGGCGCAAGCTTGGCAACCTATTACGCTGCATAGTCAGGTACAGCACAGTCGTATTGGCAGCCGTAAAGTGGTGGTGTTACCCGCGCAATTGCGTCAGGCGCGTTACTGGAACCCGTACTGGTCAGTGGATAGTCCTCAATTGCCTGTATACAAACGTCATGCAATGGCAAAATTGCCGGGCGGTTTGCGTGGCAAAACGCACTGGCAGCCGCAGCTCAGAATTCACATTTCACAAATCGGTGAATTATCCCTACAAAAGGCTGGAGGAGGCGTGAATACTAAGCGCATCGTAGAAGCTATTTTGTTTGCGGCTAATCGCCCTATGACAGTCAAACAGATTCAGCAAGTGTTTCCAGAACTTGAACAGCCGCCTATGCAGGAAATTCAAGAAGCACTGGTATCGATTAGTGAAGATTACCTCCCTCGACCAATTGGCTTAAAGCAACTGGCCAGCGGTTATCGTTTTCAGGTAAAAGAAGGCTTGGCACATTGGGTAAGCCGAATTTTTGAAGAAAAACCTGCGCGTTATTCGCGGGCGGCACTGGAAACTTTAGCCATTATCGCTTATCGTCAACCCGTAACACGCGGTGAAATTGAAGAAATTCGAGGGGTCAGTGTCAGTTCCGGTATTATTCAAAGCTTACTGGAACGGGAATGGATACGGGTGATTGCTCATAAAGAAGTGCCCGGACGTCCCGCTTTATTTGGCACCACCAAACAATTTTTAGATTACTTTAATTTAAGCTCAGTCACCGAATTGCCAACTATGGAAGAACTGGTTACTATCGATTTTAACTTGGCACCCACACAGCAACTACAGCAGGACAACAGTGAAAGACCGCAAAATGACGCCTCCGCAGAGCAAGAATTCTAA
- a CDS encoding ScpA family protein: MSAESVDEPVVSLARVLGQPYPTLPDDLYIPPDALEVFLDAFEGPLDLLLYLIRKQNLDILNIPIAQITHQYLGYIEIMGQLRLELAAEYLVMAALLAEIKSRMLLPRPPESEEEEDDPRAFLIRKLQEYEAIKKVAEELDLLPRNERDTFEVSVDVSSVTGKPVLADVHLKEILLAFQDVLKRVEQLSHHQITKEPLSVRERMATILEKLNRSDYLSFAALFTGSEGKNGVVVAFLAILELSKEGIIDIFQSAPYAEISVRTRSAN; the protein is encoded by the coding sequence TTGTCTGCTGAGAGCGTTGATGAACCCGTCGTATCGTTGGCACGCGTATTAGGTCAACCTTACCCAACCTTGCCTGATGACTTATACATTCCACCCGATGCACTGGAAGTTTTTCTGGATGCGTTTGAAGGACCGCTGGATTTATTATTATATTTGATTCGTAAGCAGAATCTGGATATTCTGAATATCCCTATTGCACAAATTACTCACCAGTACTTGGGATATATAGAAATAATGGGGCAGTTGCGTCTGGAACTGGCTGCCGAATATCTGGTGATGGCAGCCTTGCTGGCGGAGATAAAATCCCGTATGTTATTACCCAGGCCACCGGAGAGCGAAGAAGAAGAGGACGATCCCAGAGCGTTTTTAATTCGTAAACTGCAAGAATATGAAGCGATTAAGAAAGTCGCTGAAGAATTGGATTTATTACCCCGAAACGAACGCGACACCTTTGAGGTCTCAGTAGATGTGTCTAGCGTAACAGGCAAGCCTGTCTTAGCTGATGTGCATCTAAAGGAAATTTTGCTGGCGTTTCAGGATGTACTAAAACGTGTCGAGCAACTTAGCCACCATCAAATAACTAAAGAACCCTTATCAGTCCGTGAACGAATGGCAACCATTTTGGAAAAACTTAACAGGTCAGATTACCTCTCTTTCGCAGCGCTATTTACCGGAAGCGAAGGAAAAAACGGCGTGGTTGTCGCGTTTCTTGCCATCCTTGAGCTCAGCAAAGAAGGAATTATCGACATCTTCCAGTCCGCACCCTACGCAGAAATCAGCGTTAGAACCCGTAGCGCCAACTGA